A genomic stretch from Candidatus Dormiibacterota bacterium includes:
- a CDS encoding Rne/Rng family ribonuclease, producing the protein MSSEILISSDPWENRVAILEDGNIAELYIEREEKVIGSIYKGKVQNVLPGMGAAFVDIGLGRNAFLYVDDINKQPLNIGDVEITHGHSGFTINEKVKKGDDVLVQIVKEPRGLKGARISTNISLPGRYLILMPTGKYSGVSRKIESADERNRLKAVMKRIRPEGMATVVRTAAANVSEAELIADLGVLIRMWHGILETFKRASSPSLLHRDMNLVFKAARDFITADVDKVLIDNEAEYRKVREFLQLLGPQYLDRIEYYNSGRNLFDDYKISEELQKLMKPKINLPSGGSIVIETTEALTVIDVNSGKFTGGRNLDDTIVKTNLEAATEVARQVRLRDIGGIIVVDFIDMSSEAARSKVIRALEDGLRRDRTRATIQSFSNLGLLEFTRKRIGKDLGAQLRGTCPTCTGLGTVMSAQTMAIETFRRIRDEARSAKGAVVAYAAPSVASQMEFWYDDECVALAHDLGSEIHVRVDPLLHPEKSRVESMPVFKEESARLVRVGDEHEVELLAGRLPNPTSAATVVNGHLVEVENAANNAGNTARIRILDVDDSEDYVLAEMITAGVPASDAAKKKRRRGGKRKGVFTAAEETQQLRELAEEAASAQQARPPIGITTITEEEEAEDKALGAEVRGERQPDAIIIGEDEGELARTDGKRRRRRRRRGGRGRNGAVDTVATNGTPQAAASELDEEEEEEAPRQVAAAEPAGAPAEGDGANRKRRRRRRGRGRGRGPGAEGQQPSDRQMPGLEPLTGALPSSSSVPDRHIFRVGKDGKAQPTGTTAPREPSRAIAPVRRSAPPAVEPPPPSLRMPDEQPQLTKPARRGRGGAGGRIAGKLESTPIAALPPAQPASSTRRPRKPVAAVAAPVAEPKAKTPAKAPAKAAKATPAKEPAKRAATPRAKKAEAAKPAAAAAEPKKRVAAPRAKKAEPAAAKAPAVKKTSTRKKASSAAPARKKKS; encoded by the coding sequence TTGTCGAGCGAGATCCTAATCTCGAGCGACCCTTGGGAAAACCGGGTCGCCATACTTGAGGACGGCAACATCGCCGAACTCTACATCGAGCGCGAAGAGAAAGTCATCGGCTCGATCTACAAAGGCAAGGTACAGAACGTTCTGCCCGGGATGGGCGCGGCGTTCGTGGATATCGGCCTTGGCCGAAACGCCTTTCTCTACGTCGACGACATCAACAAGCAGCCGCTAAACATCGGCGATGTCGAAATCACCCACGGCCACAGCGGCTTCACCATCAACGAGAAGGTGAAAAAGGGCGACGACGTCTTGGTGCAGATCGTCAAGGAGCCGCGCGGCCTCAAGGGCGCGCGCATCTCCACGAACATCTCCCTTCCCGGACGCTATCTCATCCTGATGCCGACCGGTAAGTACTCGGGCGTTTCGCGTAAAATCGAATCCGCCGACGAGCGGAACCGGCTCAAAGCCGTGATGAAGCGGATTCGTCCCGAAGGCATGGCGACCGTCGTCCGAACCGCCGCCGCGAACGTGAGCGAAGCCGAGCTGATCGCCGATCTAGGCGTCCTGATCCGGATGTGGCACGGCATTCTCGAAACCTTCAAGCGCGCGAGTTCTCCATCGCTCTTGCACCGCGATATGAATCTCGTCTTCAAAGCCGCCCGCGATTTCATCACGGCGGACGTCGATAAGGTCCTGATCGATAACGAAGCCGAGTACCGTAAGGTGCGCGAGTTTCTGCAGCTCCTGGGCCCGCAGTACCTCGATCGCATCGAGTACTACAACTCGGGGCGCAATCTGTTCGACGACTACAAGATCAGCGAAGAGCTGCAAAAGCTCATGAAGCCGAAGATCAATCTCCCTTCGGGCGGATCGATCGTGATCGAAACCACCGAAGCGTTGACGGTGATCGACGTGAATTCGGGTAAATTCACCGGCGGCCGTAATCTCGACGATACCATCGTCAAAACCAATCTCGAAGCCGCAACCGAAGTGGCGCGACAAGTACGTCTGCGCGATATCGGCGGCATCATCGTCGTCGACTTTATCGATATGTCGTCCGAAGCCGCGCGCAGTAAGGTAATCCGCGCGCTCGAAGACGGTTTGCGCCGCGATCGCACGCGCGCGACGATTCAATCTTTTTCGAATCTCGGCTTGCTCGAATTTACGCGCAAGCGCATCGGTAAGGACCTAGGCGCACAACTACGCGGCACGTGCCCGACCTGCACGGGTCTGGGTACGGTCATGTCCGCGCAGACGATGGCGATCGAAACGTTCCGTCGCATTCGCGACGAGGCTCGCTCGGCGAAGGGGGCCGTCGTCGCCTATGCCGCGCCGTCGGTTGCTTCGCAGATGGAATTTTGGTACGACGACGAGTGCGTCGCGCTCGCTCACGATCTCGGCAGCGAGATCCACGTGCGCGTCGACCCGCTCTTGCATCCCGAAAAATCACGCGTCGAAAGCATGCCGGTCTTCAAAGAAGAGAGCGCGCGTTTGGTGCGCGTGGGCGACGAACACGAAGTGGAATTGCTGGCGGGGCGTCTGCCCAACCCAACGTCTGCCGCGACGGTCGTCAACGGACATTTGGTCGAAGTGGAAAACGCCGCGAACAATGCGGGAAACACGGCACGCATTCGCATTCTCGACGTGGACGACTCCGAAGATTACGTCTTAGCCGAGATGATCACCGCCGGCGTTCCGGCAAGCGATGCGGCGAAGAAGAAACGCCGCCGCGGTGGAAAGCGCAAGGGCGTCTTCACCGCCGCCGAGGAGACCCAGCAGCTCCGCGAACTCGCCGAAGAGGCGGCTTCCGCGCAGCAGGCCCGTCCGCCGATCGGCATTACCACGATTACCGAGGAAGAGGAAGCCGAAGACAAGGCTTTGGGCGCAGAAGTGCGCGGCGAGCGCCAGCCCGACGCCATCATCATCGGTGAGGACGAGGGAGAGCTCGCTCGTACGGACGGCAAGCGCCGTCGCCGTCGTCGTCGCCGCGGTGGGCGCGGACGCAATGGCGCGGTCGATACGGTCGCAACGAACGGAACGCCGCAAGCCGCCGCGTCCGAACTCGACGAAGAAGAAGAGGAAGAAGCGCCGCGGCAGGTGGCTGCCGCCGAACCCGCCGGTGCGCCGGCAGAAGGCGACGGAGCCAATCGTAAGCGCCGGCGCCGCCGCCGCGGCCGCGGCCGTGGCCGTGGACCCGGAGCCGAAGGCCAGCAGCCGTCGGATCGTCAGATGCCCGGCCTCGAGCCGCTCACCGGAGCGCTGCCTTCGAGCTCGTCGGTTCCCGACCGGCACATCTTCCGCGTCGGTAAGGACGGCAAGGCCCAACCCACCGGGACGACGGCTCCGCGCGAACCTTCGCGCGCCATCGCACCGGTTCGGCGCTCCGCTCCTCCGGCGGTCGAGCCGCCACCCCCGAGCTTGCGCATGCCCGACGAACAACCGCAGCTGACCAAGCCCGCGCGGCGCGGCCGCGGCGGAGCCGGCGGCCGTATCGCGGGCAAGCTTGAGAGCACGCCGATCGCGGCGCTGCCCCCGGCGCAGCCTGCGTCCTCGACCCGACGTCCCCGCAAGCCGGTGGCCGCGGTCGCGGCGCCGGTAGCCGAGCCCAAGGCGAAGACTCCGGCGAAGGCTCCGGCCAAAGCCGCCAAGGCAACGCCGGCAAAGGAACCCGCCAAGCGGGCCGCAACCCCGCGCGCCAAGAAAGCCGAGGCGGCCAAGCCCGCAGCGGCGGCAGCGGAGCCGAAAAAACGCGTCGCCGCACCCCGCGCGAAAAAAGCGGAACCGGCCGCAGCGAAGGCTCCCGCAGTCAAGAAGACCTCGACCCGTAAAAAGGCCTCTTCGGCGGCACCGGCTAGGAAAAAGAAGTCCTAG
- a CDS encoding HAD-IB family phosphatase: MAGWALFVDYDGTITNLDTSDVLVCASAGPERWNDLEAALRDGSMSLREVLAEQFAHVRLSLDDADALLAERTVLDPTFAPFVRACEARSCSVTVLSSGIAPLIRRALARAELSHVAVYANEVDADPRGWRLRFRDDSDNGHDKAAAVRAAKERGASTMFIGDGHSDFEAALVADRRFAKKGLALEAYLRERGVAFTHFERFSQIQGSLFATPGSGESFPVGRGELG; encoded by the coding sequence ATGGCCGGCTGGGCCCTCTTCGTCGACTACGACGGAACGATCACCAACCTCGACACCTCCGACGTTCTGGTCTGCGCAAGCGCGGGACCGGAGCGTTGGAACGATCTCGAGGCGGCGCTACGCGACGGCAGCATGTCGCTGCGCGAAGTGCTCGCGGAGCAGTTCGCGCACGTTCGTCTCTCGCTGGATGACGCCGACGCGTTGTTGGCCGAACGGACCGTGCTCGACCCGACCTTTGCGCCGTTCGTGCGCGCATGCGAAGCGAGGAGCTGTAGCGTCACCGTGCTCTCGTCGGGCATTGCTCCGCTCATTCGCCGCGCGCTCGCGCGCGCCGAGCTCTCGCACGTTGCGGTCTACGCCAACGAAGTCGATGCCGATCCGCGGGGTTGGCGGCTGCGATTCCGCGATGACTCCGATAACGGCCACGATAAAGCTGCCGCGGTACGCGCGGCAAAGGAACGAGGCGCCTCCACGATGTTCATCGGCGACGGACACTCGGATTTCGAAGCGGCGCTCGTCGCCGACCGGCGCTTTGCCAAAAAAGGGCTCGCGCTGGAAGCGTACCTTCGAGAGCGCGGCGTAGCGTTCACGCACTTCGAACGATTCTCGCAGATCCAGGGATCGCTCTTCGCGACCCCCGGATCCGGAGAATCATTCCCCGTTGGCCGCGGAGAGCTTGGCTAA
- a CDS encoding S41 family peptidase, with product MKRLFSLALVGILGAMMVQLSAMSSVAASGTLTATDTSEIATSYGHLTTDFYKKVDPQNVLDGVHTALQAQLKKAGIKKTLPPLLAGPTGNANLHAIDHQIDAAAKLGGAKIGAHALTYGAIDGMMKSVHDRWTVFLTPKEYAALNQGLDGSDFGGTGIVIQTDSKTKYIAVSNVVPDAPADKAGVQQDDLITAINGVSTKGMSLNTASAHLRGKAGTTVSITIERDGKMLAPITLTRAKIHQLSVYPKMLPGKIGYVAVTVFGKDTGAELTTALDRLQQEGARAIIMDLRDNGGGYLDAAVAVSSKFIPSGPIVSVESRASSITTLEADATAIPPMPLAVLVNQYTASASEITSGAIQDSDVGTIIGTKTFGKGVVQTIFPLPDRSAVKITTARYLTPHNRNINHLGITPDIVLPENKGARFGDPAKDAQLRRAMQFVDGQLAKLSAANGE from the coding sequence ATGAAACGTCTCTTCTCTTTGGCTCTCGTCGGCATCTTGGGTGCCATGATGGTGCAGCTCTCGGCGATGTCGAGCGTGGCCGCATCCGGCACCCTTACCGCAACCGATACGAGTGAAATCGCCACCAGCTACGGCCACCTCACCACCGACTTCTATAAAAAGGTCGACCCGCAAAACGTTTTGGACGGCGTCCACACCGCGTTGCAGGCGCAACTGAAGAAGGCCGGCATCAAGAAAACCTTGCCGCCGCTGCTCGCGGGCCCGACCGGGAACGCCAACCTCCATGCAATCGATCATCAGATCGATGCGGCGGCGAAGCTCGGCGGTGCAAAGATCGGGGCGCATGCTCTAACGTATGGTGCGATCGACGGCATGATGAAGTCGGTTCACGACCGTTGGACCGTCTTTCTCACACCCAAAGAGTATGCGGCGCTGAACCAGGGGCTCGACGGCTCCGATTTCGGCGGCACGGGCATCGTGATTCAGACCGATTCGAAGACGAAGTATATCGCGGTCAGTAACGTCGTCCCCGACGCACCGGCCGACAAAGCAGGCGTGCAGCAAGACGATTTAATCACCGCGATCAACGGCGTTTCGACCAAAGGAATGTCGCTGAATACCGCAAGCGCGCACCTGCGCGGTAAGGCCGGCACGACCGTCTCGATCACCATCGAGCGCGATGGTAAAATGCTTGCGCCGATCACGCTGACGCGCGCGAAAATCCACCAACTCAGCGTCTATCCGAAGATGCTTCCCGGCAAGATCGGGTACGTCGCGGTCACGGTCTTCGGCAAAGATACCGGAGCCGAGTTGACGACGGCGCTCGACCGGCTGCAGCAGGAGGGCGCGCGAGCGATCATCATGGATCTGCGCGACAACGGCGGCGGCTACCTCGACGCGGCCGTAGCGGTGAGTTCGAAATTCATCCCGAGCGGGCCGATCGTTTCGGTCGAATCGCGAGCTTCGAGCATTACCACGCTCGAGGCCGATGCCACGGCGATTCCGCCGATGCCGTTGGCGGTGCTCGTCAATCAATACACCGCGTCGGCATCGGAGATTACCTCCGGCGCCATTCAAGATAGCGACGTCGGGACGATCATCGGTACGAAGACCTTCGGCAAAGGCGTCGTGCAAACGATCTTTCCGCTGCCGGACCGTTCGGCGGTGAAAATCACCACGGCGCGATACCTCACGCCGCATAATCGCAACATCAATCACCTGGGCATCACGCCCGACATCGTGCTGCCCGAGAACAAAGGTGCGCGTTTCGGCGACCCGGCGAAGGACGCGCAGCTACGTCGCGCGATGCAATTCGTGGACGGTCAGTTAGCCAAGCTCTCCGCGGCCAACGGGGAATGA
- a CDS encoding S41 family peptidase: MTGTFRALVGALIVVLIAAVGAVYLRDRASAVALSESHVSMTNFQEHRDAPTLAASDGTSLVELAAQKLQNRFYKPIAAQTPVNGESKWIEAYLKSKHVANPTLPHEDASGNLSQDSAQLAAVLRYADAHYAGALGPQGRADLQEAALRGIMGSVKDPYTVYLSPKEIQSLTESLSGGNFGGIGVYIEQLKDLQVVVMPIEGLPAARAGMKPGEIVDSIDGHSIRGLSLDKVEQMIRGQQGTVVHLTTHAFVVPKSKATPSPEHSYAIVREIIRVPTVHAKMEGNIDYIRLSDFGQTSADEIRTALLNGKAKGAKGYILDLRDNGGGLLEAAVRISSYFIPQGTIVSTIKRDGSKITEEADGDAIGGLSPLVILVNGYTASASEITAGALQDYHLATLIGTKTFGKGVVQTIYDMPNNGALKITTARYVTPLGRDIQHKGIMPDIVVPQNPDPMLIDTPRDKQLAVAKARLRKLIR; the protein is encoded by the coding sequence ATGACCGGAACGTTTCGCGCGCTCGTGGGAGCGCTTATCGTGGTTCTTATTGCCGCCGTCGGGGCGGTCTATTTACGCGACCGCGCGAGCGCCGTGGCGCTCTCCGAGAGTCACGTCAGCATGACGAACTTTCAAGAGCATCGCGATGCGCCCACCTTGGCCGCCTCCGACGGAACGTCGCTGGTCGAACTCGCCGCGCAGAAGCTCCAGAATCGTTTCTACAAACCGATCGCCGCGCAGACGCCGGTCAACGGCGAGTCGAAATGGATCGAAGCCTATTTGAAGAGCAAGCACGTCGCGAATCCGACGCTCCCGCACGAGGACGCATCGGGCAACCTTTCGCAAGATTCCGCGCAACTCGCCGCCGTGTTGCGTTACGCCGACGCGCATTACGCCGGCGCGCTCGGGCCGCAAGGCCGCGCCGATCTGCAGGAAGCCGCGCTGCGCGGCATCATGGGCTCGGTGAAAGATCCGTACACCGTCTATCTCTCGCCCAAGGAGATTCAGAGCTTAACCGAATCGCTCTCGGGCGGCAACTTCGGCGGCATCGGCGTGTATATCGAACAACTCAAGGATCTCCAGGTCGTCGTGATGCCGATCGAAGGCCTGCCGGCCGCGCGAGCGGGCATGAAACCCGGCGAGATCGTCGACAGCATCGATGGCCACAGCATTCGCGGGCTTTCGCTCGATAAGGTCGAGCAGATGATTCGCGGCCAACAGGGCACCGTCGTTCATCTCACCACGCACGCGTTCGTCGTTCCCAAGAGCAAAGCGACTCCGAGCCCGGAGCATAGCTACGCGATCGTCCGCGAAATCATTCGGGTTCCGACCGTGCACGCGAAGATGGAAGGCAACATCGACTACATTCGCCTCTCCGACTTCGGGCAAACTTCGGCCGACGAGATCCGCACCGCGCTGTTGAACGGCAAGGCCAAGGGCGCGAAGGGATACATTCTCGATCTGCGCGACAACGGCGGCGGATTGCTCGAGGCTGCGGTGCGGATATCGAGCTACTTCATCCCGCAGGGCACGATCGTCTCGACCATCAAGCGCGACGGCAGCAAGATCACGGAGGAGGCCGACGGCGATGCGATCGGCGGCCTCTCACCGCTGGTCATTCTCGTCAACGGTTACACCGCCAGCGCGTCGGAGATTACCGCGGGCGCCCTGCAAGATTATCACCTCGCCACCCTGATCGGCACCAAAACGTTCGGGAAGGGTGTCGTGCAGACGATTTACGATATGCCGAACAACGGCGCGCTCAAGATTACGACGGCGAGATACGTCACGCCGCTCGGCCGCGATATCCAGCATAAGGGGATCATGCCGGATATCGTCGTTCCTCAGAATCCCGACCCAATGCTGATCGATACGCCTCGCGACAAGCAACTTGCCGTCGCGAAGGCACGATTGCGCAAACTGATTCGTTAG
- a CDS encoding peptidoglycan DD-metalloendopeptidase family protein — MPFKSLVSLLFVFALLLPGTVSAGTTLQQRIDAQSRRAHKLEAKLHLKRVELHAAALTESQLQAQLSETNGAISNVNQHLGSLAEQQRSTERRLAWNTTQLDAAQRSLRLQDGLLKKRLVDIYENGDMSYAAVLLSARSFTEFVERWEDLRLLIAANERTVSERAKTEAKVASAQADLERSQVALASEEQAQRQARTQLGALADERRNLVALADQQRNRKATEVAQLEDLSAAQEAQLEALIQERQRELEAQREAQRRAAGIAGAIPPPNEGAPRSFSWPVNGTITSPFGWRSNPFGGAPDFHTGLDIAAPTGTTIVAAAAGTVILAQWYGGYGNFVLIDHGGHVSTGYGHMSAIYVSVGQHVQRGQAIGAVGMTGLATGPHVHFEIRINGKPVDPAPRLH; from the coding sequence GTGCCGTTCAAATCACTGGTTTCGTTGCTGTTCGTATTCGCGCTGCTGCTCCCCGGCACGGTGAGCGCCGGAACGACGCTGCAACAGCGGATCGATGCTCAGAGCCGTCGCGCCCACAAGCTTGAAGCGAAGCTCCACCTCAAACGGGTGGAGTTGCACGCCGCGGCATTGACCGAAAGCCAACTTCAGGCACAGCTCAGCGAGACCAACGGTGCGATTTCGAACGTCAATCAGCATCTGGGCTCGCTCGCCGAGCAGCAGCGATCGACCGAACGCCGCCTAGCTTGGAATACGACCCAGCTCGACGCGGCGCAACGCTCGTTGCGCTTGCAAGACGGCCTTCTCAAGAAGCGCTTGGTCGACATCTACGAAAACGGTGACATGAGCTATGCCGCCGTTTTGTTGTCGGCGCGCAGCTTTACCGAATTCGTCGAGCGATGGGAAGATTTGCGGCTGCTGATCGCCGCCAACGAACGTACGGTGTCCGAGCGAGCGAAAACCGAAGCGAAAGTGGCGTCCGCTCAGGCGGATCTCGAGCGGAGCCAGGTTGCGCTGGCATCCGAGGAACAGGCGCAACGGCAGGCTCGCACGCAACTCGGAGCGCTGGCCGACGAGCGTCGCAACTTGGTCGCGCTTGCGGACCAGCAGCGCAACCGCAAGGCGACCGAGGTCGCGCAGCTTGAAGACCTCTCCGCCGCGCAAGAGGCGCAGCTCGAAGCTCTCATCCAGGAGCGGCAGCGAGAACTCGAGGCACAACGCGAAGCCCAAAGACGCGCCGCCGGGATCGCCGGTGCGATACCGCCGCCCAACGAAGGGGCACCGCGATCGTTCTCGTGGCCCGTTAACGGCACCATCACCTCGCCCTTCGGGTGGCGCTCCAACCCCTTCGGAGGCGCGCCCGACTTCCACACCGGCCTCGATATCGCGGCACCGACGGGTACCACGATCGTCGCGGCGGCGGCCGGCACCGTGATTCTCGCGCAGTGGTACGGCGGTTACGGCAATTTCGTGCTCATCGACCACGGCGGCCACGTTTCGACCGGCTACGGGCACATGTCGGCGATCTACGTTTCGGTGGGCCAGCACGTGCAGCGCGGGCAGGCGATCGGCGCGGTCGGCATGACCGGGCTAGCAACCGGCCCCCACGTTCATTTTGAGATTCGCATCAACGGCAAGCCGGTCGACCCCGCCCCCCGCCTCCACTAG
- a CDS encoding response regulator, whose product MNAANDLGAHKVLVVDDDRNLRKIIATNLELAGFLVTSAIDGRDALEKIEDDVPDVVLLDLMMPLMDGYEVARRIRKHHNLAIANVPIIILTAKGETEDKLRGFEAGADDYMTKPFGPQELLARVRAKIRRVEVDSSLSPLTRLPGNLAIEGELRRRIGDAEPFTVLYLDLDNFKAFNDVYGFTHGDEAIQVVARVTLDVVHRRGTPDDFVGHIGGDDFILATAPDRAEEVAREIIAEFDLAIRALYSAKDLRAGYIETRDRRGTLNRSPIMSLSIAIVANDLGQITNYAQIGEMAAELKRYAKSLTGSVFVKDKRR is encoded by the coding sequence ATGAACGCCGCGAACGATCTCGGCGCGCATAAAGTGCTGGTCGTCGACGACGACCGCAACCTGCGCAAAATTATCGCGACGAACTTAGAGCTAGCGGGGTTTCTCGTTACCAGCGCCATCGACGGGCGCGACGCGTTGGAGAAAATCGAAGACGACGTGCCGGATGTCGTGTTGCTCGATCTCATGATGCCGCTCATGGACGGCTACGAGGTTGCGCGGCGCATTCGAAAACATCACAATCTCGCCATCGCGAACGTCCCGATCATCATCCTCACCGCGAAGGGCGAAACCGAAGATAAGCTGCGCGGATTCGAAGCCGGCGCGGACGATTACATGACCAAACCGTTCGGACCGCAAGAACTCCTAGCGCGCGTTCGCGCGAAAATCCGACGCGTCGAAGTCGATTCGTCGCTCTCTCCGCTGACGCGGTTACCGGGTAATCTCGCGATCGAAGGCGAGCTTCGTCGGCGCATCGGGGATGCCGAGCCGTTCACCGTGTTGTATCTGGACTTGGATAATTTCAAGGCCTTCAACGACGTCTATGGATTCACGCATGGGGACGAGGCCATTCAAGTGGTCGCGCGGGTGACGCTGGACGTGGTGCATCGCCGCGGAACTCCCGACGATTTCGTCGGCCACATCGGCGGCGACGATTTTATCCTCGCGACCGCCCCCGATCGCGCGGAAGAGGTGGCCCGGGAGATCATCGCCGAGTTCGATCTCGCCATTCGCGCCCTCTACTCCGCCAAGGACCTGCGAGCGGGGTATATCGAAACGCGAGATCGTCGTGGTACCCTCAATCGATCTCCCATTATGTCGCTCTCGATCGCGATCGTGGCTAACGATCTCGGGCAAATCACCAACTACGCGCAAATCGGCGAGATGGCCGCGGAGCTCAAGCGCTACGCCAAGTCTCTCACCGGATCGGTTTTCGTAAAGGATAAGCGCCGCTAG